In Deinococcus sedimenti, a single genomic region encodes these proteins:
- a CDS encoding HK97 gp10 family phage protein, producing the protein MSIKIKTNARELEKRLRAARRVSTQMKRTGAQAARRAEVHARMGADLNIYDTTPGSYERTGRLRRGIDSSWSVQGGVLTVTVFNDVKYAKSVEKGRSASAAGAVQQIITQPGRNPAAQVTLGRSGEFYFIPGPMLEPAAYYASIYITEEFKRRVLAALGGTA; encoded by the coding sequence ATGAGCATCAAGATCAAGACGAATGCACGCGAGCTGGAAAAGCGACTCCGTGCAGCCCGGCGCGTCAGTACGCAGATGAAGCGGACCGGCGCCCAGGCAGCGAGACGCGCCGAGGTCCACGCGCGCATGGGTGCGGACCTGAACATCTACGACACCACCCCGGGCTCCTACGAGCGCACCGGAAGGCTGCGGCGCGGGATCGACTCCAGCTGGAGCGTGCAGGGCGGCGTGCTGACGGTGACGGTCTTCAACGACGTCAAGTACGCCAAGTCTGTGGAGAAGGGCCGCAGCGCATCCGCGGCCGGCGCCGTTCAGCAGATCATCACGCAGCCCGGCCGGAATCCAGCGGCCCAGGTGACCCTGGGGCGCAGCGGCGAATTCTACTTCATCCCCGGTCCAATGCTCGAACCCGCCGCGTACTACGCGTCCATCTACATCACTGAAGAATTCAAGCGCCGCGTCCTCGCTGCGTTGGGAGGCACTGCATGA
- a CDS encoding phage tail tape measure protein: protein MTRFEATATFDSKPFESGVDKALKSLTRLTDFAKKEGTLKITAALSAGSVQQIRRDLASISTGGLGAGAGINIKVSADQASVDAMARNLRRTLSQVVSVDSTALNTVNGHLTDRIRELNALITQLRALGGGRGPGGTGAGGAGGVSAQTRQMLEQLRALNAEYVRGEIDAGEYQTRLVALQTQLRAAASTAAAGSAEFRALDGAITRTVTGLRSINSSSILKLRADLAGARAEFDAASAAATNAFTRNAAIDAFRGKLVATRTELERLRASGTLTTQQLSVVNNQIGQINRTMNTIGGGVNTAGLSGNIKNALGNISQFIPGVNQLSGAVAGLPPAFAAAAAGAIALGAAFAASFRTAADFQQKIADIKAITGVTGPELYNLSRIARTAGRDLGVGATEAADGVLALARAGLTTQQILDGGLTAALNLAGAAGIQVGEAANLMASAMTAFALSGAQANIVADSFANFANATVLGASDLSLAIAAVGPTARTAGIDLQEFGAIMATLAQGGFRQMSDAGTSLKTLLISLSAPSAEAGAQLKALGVNIADSEGNLRPVVDVMEDLKKAVDSLDPTAKSAAFKAIFGQDAIRAADILTRDIDKLKEMREEFEQTGTAANTAKTRLESFKGETAKLSASAQEAKIALGEQLLPAATDLVKGLNALISNTDAVVGFFKGMTNAALTAFPALRALQLQLKGLQLFGESQSSAQDLSGQASELIQSASKLEQARGRVMLAANQYAAEAAGGNQDLASEARERLKKAREDYQKALAEDAKTNGSLSKGAQANAQAVQAQTAAVQQFRRALEERQLSFQVEGLTESEGRLKRTRAEFARLRQELEAAFPGNLNNTKFIEQANALEDQRKLEVNALKAKVEEEAARKQAQAARDNAELIADAQARVSEASRNRETAALNAAQAARLAAAKGNALAELNVRRQSLAESVKLEADQAKQAGAERRAELKRTLDDALAQEGVTAEKRTALQRAYNLDLKALEAQEAADRIAREARRVEESKRLAEELARTKEELEKRATEAQARLQDALAAEELAKFDLRQARLTAATEEGTRARIEAELKGQRERAALVERQQAQSQAREEAALKERYSKELAAEGLSAADRLQIQRLYEQDLGTIRAKGRTEALANVATLEQAERDAVKRLQDLQDQAAQRQADQAGQQVEALRARQGLLDTAAQRLDAEREIAGALNDQLAVQRKNAADSTLSGEQRQKSAEDVLKTEGDILQSQKAQRDLLREVIQARFADELRRGADALARVNTEIGRTTSSAGKLALERQKTALLREQADLTARQASSTDALLLTEEQRRNLTEAAVKASDELTDSQRRQVELTKAATQEARSLAEALVLAYSATNVKGQDPTAGVADALRETTEAARELDQVLFKLGGTPNPEVFGVAQQAIERTTKALDNQATKVKALTDRYRESRDVMNSLSSLFGDIGAETQDLELIEISAARTRTAFAEARQEFQELLAQGAKADPAKVQAGLAELQRLQQEAARLDGERLKLFQVSGDELDALVRADTSDLTAGLNQAARSALELAPAFDAGTAALKAQSEEAKRAADTLSDTVGKQLRASFSELPAVATDAMGAAIDAMQARLLRAEFKVAPQIELKRSVESAGNVTNNISISINGNKVTGGNSGFTEADARELCRITENIRRRNGN, encoded by the coding sequence ATGACCCGATTTGAAGCCACCGCGACGTTCGATTCCAAGCCGTTCGAATCCGGCGTCGACAAGGCGCTGAAGAGCCTGACCCGCCTCACCGACTTCGCGAAGAAGGAAGGGACGCTGAAGATCACAGCGGCCCTGAGTGCCGGCAGCGTGCAGCAGATCCGCCGCGATCTCGCCTCGATCAGCACCGGCGGGCTCGGCGCCGGCGCCGGGATCAACATCAAGGTGAGTGCCGATCAAGCCTCTGTGGACGCGATGGCCCGCAACCTCCGCCGCACCCTCTCGCAGGTGGTGAGCGTGGACTCCACTGCGCTGAACACGGTGAACGGGCACCTCACGGATCGCATCCGCGAGCTGAACGCCCTGATCACCCAGCTGCGCGCACTCGGCGGTGGACGCGGACCAGGCGGGACCGGCGCCGGCGGAGCAGGCGGCGTGAGTGCACAGACGCGTCAGATGCTCGAACAGCTGCGCGCCCTGAACGCGGAATACGTGCGCGGCGAGATCGACGCGGGCGAGTACCAGACCAGGTTAGTGGCCCTTCAGACCCAGCTGCGGGCGGCCGCTTCGACTGCCGCCGCCGGGAGCGCCGAGTTCCGCGCGCTGGACGGGGCCATCACCCGCACGGTCACGGGGCTTCGGAGCATCAACAGCTCCAGCATCCTGAAGCTGCGTGCAGACCTGGCCGGCGCCCGCGCCGAATTCGACGCGGCGAGCGCAGCCGCCACGAACGCCTTCACCCGCAACGCCGCCATTGACGCCTTCCGGGGCAAGCTGGTGGCGACGCGGACTGAATTGGAACGCCTGCGCGCGTCCGGCACGCTGACCACCCAGCAGCTGTCGGTGGTGAACAACCAGATCGGGCAGATCAACCGCACCATGAACACCATCGGTGGCGGGGTCAACACGGCCGGTCTGTCCGGCAACATCAAGAACGCCCTTGGAAACATCTCGCAGTTCATCCCCGGGGTGAACCAGTTGTCAGGCGCCGTGGCTGGCCTACCACCCGCGTTCGCTGCGGCCGCAGCTGGAGCCATCGCACTGGGAGCGGCCTTCGCAGCCAGCTTCCGGACCGCCGCCGACTTCCAGCAGAAGATTGCCGACATCAAGGCCATCACCGGCGTAACCGGCCCTGAGCTGTACAACCTCTCCCGGATTGCCCGCACCGCCGGCCGTGACCTCGGCGTGGGTGCCACGGAAGCGGCAGATGGCGTGCTGGCGCTGGCCCGCGCCGGCCTGACCACCCAGCAGATCCTGGACGGCGGCCTGACCGCGGCCCTGAACCTGGCGGGCGCGGCGGGCATCCAGGTGGGTGAAGCGGCCAACCTGATGGCTAGCGCAATGACGGCCTTTGCCCTCAGTGGGGCGCAAGCGAACATCGTGGCCGACTCCTTCGCGAACTTCGCGAACGCCACCGTGCTGGGCGCCTCTGACCTGAGCCTCGCGATCGCCGCTGTGGGTCCCACGGCGCGCACCGCCGGCATCGACCTTCAGGAATTCGGCGCGATCATGGCCACGCTCGCCCAGGGTGGCTTCCGGCAGATGTCCGACGCGGGCACCTCGCTGAAGACGCTGCTTATCTCGCTGTCCGCTCCATCGGCGGAAGCGGGCGCGCAACTGAAAGCCCTGGGTGTGAACATCGCGGACAGTGAGGGCAACCTCCGCCCCGTGGTGGACGTCATGGAGGACCTGAAAAAGGCCGTCGATTCCCTGGACCCGACCGCAAAAAGCGCGGCCTTCAAGGCGATCTTCGGACAGGACGCCATCCGTGCGGCCGACATCCTCACCCGGGACATCGACAAGCTCAAGGAAATGCGCGAGGAGTTCGAGCAGACCGGGACGGCGGCGAATACCGCCAAGACCAGGCTTGAATCCTTCAAGGGCGAGACCGCCAAGCTGAGCGCCTCGGCCCAGGAAGCCAAGATCGCCCTGGGTGAACAGCTCCTGCCGGCTGCAACCGACCTGGTGAAGGGCCTGAACGCGCTGATCAGCAACACGGACGCCGTGGTGGGCTTCTTCAAGGGCATGACCAACGCGGCCCTGACCGCCTTCCCGGCCCTGCGCGCCCTGCAACTCCAGCTCAAGGGGCTCCAGCTCTTCGGTGAATCACAGTCTTCCGCGCAGGACCTGAGCGGGCAGGCCAGTGAACTGATCCAGAGTGCCAGCAAGCTGGAGCAGGCCCGTGGACGCGTGATGCTCGCCGCCAACCAGTACGCCGCCGAAGCCGCCGGTGGAAATCAGGATCTGGCGTCCGAAGCCCGCGAGCGCCTGAAGAAAGCCCGTGAGGACTACCAGAAAGCCCTGGCCGAGGACGCCAAGACCAATGGGAGCCTGTCCAAGGGCGCCCAGGCCAACGCGCAGGCTGTGCAGGCCCAGACCGCGGCCGTCCAGCAGTTCCGCCGCGCCCTGGAAGAGCGCCAGTTGTCGTTCCAGGTTGAAGGACTCACCGAAAGCGAAGGGCGCCTGAAGCGCACACGGGCGGAGTTCGCCCGCCTGCGCCAGGAGCTCGAAGCGGCGTTCCCCGGCAACCTCAACAACACCAAATTCATCGAGCAGGCCAATGCTCTGGAGGACCAGCGCAAGCTGGAAGTGAACGCCCTGAAAGCCAAGGTGGAGGAGGAAGCCGCACGGAAGCAGGCCCAGGCTGCACGCGACAATGCCGAACTGATCGCGGACGCCCAGGCCCGCGTGAGTGAAGCCAGCCGCAACCGGGAGACCGCCGCCCTGAACGCCGCCCAGGCTGCGCGGCTGGCGGCCGCGAAGGGGAACGCCCTGGCCGAACTGAACGTCCGGCGCCAGTCGCTGGCCGAGTCTGTGAAGCTCGAAGCCGACCAGGCGAAGCAGGCAGGCGCCGAACGCCGGGCCGAGTTGAAGCGCACGCTGGATGACGCCCTCGCACAGGAAGGTGTGACGGCCGAGAAGCGGACCGCCCTTCAGCGGGCCTACAACCTCGACCTGAAGGCCCTGGAAGCGCAGGAAGCCGCCGACCGGATCGCGCGGGAAGCCCGCCGCGTGGAGGAATCCAAGCGCCTGGCCGAGGAACTCGCCCGGACCAAAGAGGAACTGGAAAAGCGCGCCACCGAAGCTCAGGCCCGACTTCAGGACGCCCTGGCTGCCGAGGAACTCGCGAAGTTCGACCTGCGCCAGGCCCGACTGACCGCCGCGACTGAGGAAGGCACCCGTGCGCGGATCGAAGCCGAACTCAAAGGACAGCGTGAGCGCGCCGCCCTGGTGGAACGGCAGCAGGCCCAGAGCCAGGCCCGTGAGGAAGCCGCCCTGAAGGAGAGGTACAGCAAGGAATTGGCCGCCGAAGGACTCAGCGCCGCGGACCGGCTCCAGATCCAGCGCCTGTACGAGCAGGACCTCGGCACCATCCGCGCGAAGGGCCGCACAGAGGCGCTGGCGAACGTGGCCACACTGGAACAGGCCGAACGGGACGCGGTGAAGCGCCTGCAAGATCTCCAGGATCAGGCGGCGCAGCGTCAGGCGGATCAGGCCGGGCAGCAGGTGGAAGCCCTGCGCGCCCGTCAGGGGCTCCTGGACACGGCGGCCCAGCGCCTGGACGCCGAACGGGAGATCGCCGGCGCCCTGAACGATCAGCTGGCGGTCCAGCGCAAGAACGCGGCGGACTCGACTCTGAGCGGCGAGCAGCGCCAGAAGAGCGCCGAGGACGTGCTGAAGACTGAAGGGGACATCCTTCAGTCACAGAAAGCCCAACGTGACCTGCTGCGCGAAGTTATCCAGGCCCGGTTCGCGGATGAACTCCGCCGCGGCGCCGACGCCCTAGCCCGCGTGAACACCGAAATTGGAAGAACCACCTCCAGTGCGGGCAAACTGGCGCTTGAACGCCAGAAGACCGCCCTGCTGCGTGAGCAGGCGGACCTTACCGCGAGGCAGGCGAGCAGCACGGACGCGCTGCTCTTGACCGAGGAACAGCGCCGCAACCTGACCGAAGCCGCCGTGAAAGCCTCGGACGAACTCACCGACAGTCAGCGCCGGCAGGTGGAACTGACGAAGGCCGCCACGCAAGAAGCGCGCAGCCTGGCCGAGGCCCTGGTGCTGGCCTACTCCGCTACGAACGTGAAGGGGCAGGACCCGACCGCCGGGGTGGCCGATGCCCTGCGCGAGACCACGGAAGCCGCCCGCGAACTCGATCAGGTGCTGTTCAAGCTGGGCGGCACCCCGAACCCTGAAGTCTTCGGGGTGGCACAGCAGGCGATCGAGCGCACCACCAAGGCCCTGGACAACCAGGCCACCAAGGTGAAGGCCCTGACCGACCGCTACCGCGAATCCCGTGACGTCATGAACTCGCTCAGCTCGCTCTTCGGGGACATCGGGGCAGAGACGCAGGACCTGGAGCTGATCGAGATCAGCGCCGCCCGGACCCGAACCGCGTTCGCTGAGGCGCGTCAGGAATTCCAGGAGCTACTGGCTCAGGGCGCCAAGGCCGACCCGGCGAAGGTCCAGGCGGGCCTGGCGGAACTCCAGCGCCTGCAACAGGAAGCGGCCAGGCTCGATGGGGAGCGCCTGAAGCTGTTCCAGGTCTCGGGCGATGAACTCGACGCCCTGGTGCGGGCGGACACCTCGGACCTGACGGCCGGGCTGAACCAGGCCGCCCGCAGTGCACTGGAACTGGCGCCGGCCTTCGACGCGGGCACGGCGGCACTCAAGGCACAGAGCGAAGAAGCGAAGCGGGCCGCAGACACCCTCTCCGACACCGTGGGCAAGCAGCTACGGGCGAGCTTCAGCGAGCTCCCAGCGGTGGCCACAGATGCGATGGGCGCGGCGATCGACGCGATGCAGGCACGCCTGCTGCGGGCCGAGTTCAAGGTGGCCCCACAGATCGAACTGAAGAGGTCTGTGGAGTCGGCCGGGAACGTGACCAACAACATCAGCATCTCGATCAACGGCAACAAGGTGACCGGCGGTAACTCCGGCTTCACCGAGGCTGACGCCCGCGAACTGTGCCGGATCACCGAGAACATCCGGCGGCGCAACGGGAACTAA